The Homalodisca vitripennis isolate AUS2020 chromosome 7, UT_GWSS_2.1, whole genome shotgun sequence DNA segment ACCAAATAGTCGTGTCGTAGCGTATGAATCCCTATACCATTCTGGATAGATGATTTTCAGTCCGTTGAACATAGAGATTACAAAGAACTGGGCcagaattgatccctggggaTACACCTTGGGTTACTTGTGGATATTTGTCTGACAGGACATTCTCGAATCTGTACAACTGGACCCTGTCATGAGATAAGACATGACCCATATGTGCGGCAACCTCGAATGCCGCATTCctctaactggtgcagcagttGTCGATGGTgaacgcagtcaaaggctttggaggaggtcaagaaatatgctgagcaatGTTCCTCTtctctccaaaccatcgacaacgaGTTCAAAAGGTTTGTGACGGCATCGACTGTTGATCTGTTTTTATACTGAATCCCATATTGTTCTTGAATCGAGATTTCAAATCTGGAGAGGAAGTTCCAGTGTgccaaacatattttttcaaagactttactggATGGCAGCAAAACagaattggacgataattgctagtCACACAAGGATTCGTTCCTTTTTGAAAATCGGAGTGGTTTTCGCATTTTTAGTTTGTCTGGAAGGTgctgtttcaaatgaaaaattgatcGTTTGGTCAATGGGATTTCCAACCAATTTGCTTGGGAGAATGTTTAACTAACATGACGATACTCATGGGATGTCACAGGACTTTTCGCTTGAGACTCCGCAAGGCCGCGAGCACTCCCCCCCACTCAACAGGGGGGCCACAGCCATGGAGCAACCCACGAGGGATTCCTTACTTTTGTACGTTGtcgattaattttgattttttgggttttttagaaaggtttgatgcattattaataattggACAGGCCGTTTTAGAAAAGTTGTCACATGTTTTTAAGGTTTTTCAATGACATAGGCTTTGCGGCTTTAATAACTTCTATTACACTCTTTCTGTTATTtcggaaaaaactttaaaaattttcattttcagtgtATATTATCGAGTGATAGAACCTGATTTTTTTCTCTGGATATCTGAAATACCTGGAGTAATCATGatgttttttttgaaattttgaacactttttgattttttgaaaagGGCAGAACTGTTCAGATAAAATAAGAAACGTTGTTACGCATTGAATTCCCATTGCATCACGAAATGATCCAGAAATGTCCAGGGATTCACCCCCGAGAAAACTCCTGAGCTGTTCAATGTTCGGCTGTCGAGTTACTCTTAGAATTTTTGGAGCCTTGGCCCTCGACATCCGGGGAGACACCCACTGCACCTCCGCCACCTGCCGCGCGGTGGGTCGAGATGGCGGGCTATCAAGCACGGAACTTGACTTGTGGAAATGTTAGTGacaacgttgtcgatggctgtactcgtgTGCCAGATACACGAGTTTAGTGGGGAGTTCACTGAACCAGGTCAGCAAATGAAGTCAATAAATCGCGCAACCGCTGGGTAAGGGGATGGGTATGAATCTAGCAACGTTTTTGTTAAAGTCCCCCAAAATAAGAGAATTTTGTTTTGAGATGTGTTGAGGAaatttaaacgaaatttcaagtttttcaaaaaaaacatcAACACAACCATTGGGTGGACGGTACCACCAAAGACCAAGATTTTCCGATCTgattaggtttttattttattccttcaaCTCAAAGGTCAGTTCAACAGCTGTAACCGACTTTGATCGGTGGAAAAGTAATTGAACGTCTTGTAAAGATTGCTACACCACCCCCTTTGGAAGTGTTTCGGCAAAAAGAACCGGCCCATTCAAAGttgttgttttgaaaattttatgttttctttagtgAAGCCATGCTCcgagattaaaataaatatatctggcGCAAGTTCTTCCACAAAAGTTTTGTCAGTCCTCAACCTTGTTGGTAGCAATTTGAGCATTAAGTGAAtcagtttaaaagtttcattttgaattttgataattttgaggttgttgattggaaattttgatgaatttgaatttaaatcgTATTTGGTGCCCTATCCTACTTTCACTATGTCAGTACTACATAGTTTTGTTGGACATATTGCCATTGGTGGTCAGCTCCCTGAGCGGCGGTTCTCGGAGTAGGCACCGGACAGGGTGGGGCACGGTTCAGTGAAAGGAGGCTGCGTAGACGATGTTATGTCCAGGGCAGCAGCTAGGAAGCAGGGCGGAGCGGAATGAGGACGCACAGGCAGGGGCGGTTGGCCGCAGGCGAGGCGGGAGACGCGCGGCAAATAACCGAGCACGGCGATGGAGACTCCAACACCAACTAGGCCAACAGCCGTTGCCAGGCAGCGCAAGGCATTCCGTGCGACTGCCGGGTGATACCACCGTCTTCCAATCAATTGAAGTTTAGCAGCTCCACCCCTCATGTCGAATAGACAGCTCATCGATGTAAAAGTTGACCAAGTCAATTCGCTGGTCACGGGGGTGGTCTTTCCAGGGAGATCATGCCGGTGTGGGAACCGTCTGGAAACGATAACGGCCGACGAGCTGAGACGAGCAGTTAAATTGTCGTCGAGATGTCGGAGGATGTTGTCGGACTCGTCCGCAGCGACATCGTTTGTTCAGCAAACAGAATGCAGCAGCTCCCGGCGGAGCAGATCACCAGAAGTCACCGTCAGAAGAGGCCCCCGGCCTTGCAGGTGCACTCACCCTCGCTCGCCGGGTTCACACGATTGTTGAACCTAGCGGCAGATGACGAACGTGGTGTCTCCCTCGATGTACACAATGGAAATGGAAGCGGGTGAGGATTTTCCTCCTAGGGTCTCCGACATCTTGGGATGGTTGTGTGGGTGGTGGTGTCTGCGAGAAGTAGTGAGGGAAAGGCGGGATCGTGTTAGGGGTATTTTTGGCGTTTGATTCTTTTTTTCGTGAGACTAGGTTGTTTTTATGGGGGTTTCTATGCAGATGATTTGTTCGGGGGTTTGGATTTCCTTCTtcttccttcttcttcttcttcttcttcggaCATCTCTTGGGTTTGCTTTAACCAATACCCATCCCTCTCCTTTGTGTTGTTATTATGGGTATGCTTTTAATCCACAGCTTCGCCCTGGAAACATCTCCAGCTCAGCCTCAGGACTCAACGGTATTTCTTAAGACTAGTAACTAAGTCCCGGGTTTCACTGCAGCGCGGTCTGACAAACTACAGGACGAGGACAGTTCGCATGTACGGCGCAATCAGTTGTACGGGTCACCAGGAGTCTCAGTCAGTGACGAGTTCGCCACAAAGAGTTGATTGTAGTATCAGTGAAGAGTGTATCAATGTATTAACattgtatttgaatatattaaGTTCTTTTACTATACTTTCTCGTACCTATGGGTGTTAATTGTTAGAAATATCCGAGTTTAGGTATTTTCatatttagtgtatatttaaaGGTTTAGTCTATACTAAATCTATGGTAAAAATTGCTTATTTCGAGAAAGAAGAAACGGTTATACTAGTCATTTTCTAAGCGATAAAAATTAACTTGTTACTATCATACTAagtgtgcaaaatttttaaactactatTCATTcgcttttaaaaagtaaaattatctggtaatttattgttacaaaattagatgaggaattattttttttttaagctcagttttatataaaaattttcccCAGATCAACTTGGGCTTGCATGACCGCTTTAcgttttctatttctatttaaattttcgacaaaaaaaatgctaaactttttaacattttttttaaacatccaaATAAGCACATTAGCTACAATTACCCGTGATAGCATTGAAGCACATTCTCcaactaataaaatgtaatactttgtgttttataaaacatattagagGTATATGGAAATTCAATTGTGCAATATTTGACGATGTTTTTGGTATTTTgtgaagtaaaattaatataaactaccCGTTTGCATATTCATTTTATTGTAGTGTTATCATATTCTTTATAATTATGAGCCTGGATAAGAGGAAATACATCCATAATTTCTTACTTTTTCGAATTCTCAGACTTcgaaattattcataaaaataaaaagaatgggagattttattaaaatacatagttACTTATCTGAGATTATATTAATCCAATACTATAATTATGTTGCAACTTGAAATGTGGAGGGTGCGTATTAGAGCAAAGGGAAGTAATACagcaattataaatgtataacagaaagcagttaaacatatatttatattccgTAAActttgacaataataaaaaaatactgaacattttaaatttttatacataaaaaattacgtTAAATACTATTAGATTGAATAGATTCAAGTTCTGGACTGAAGGATTTAGTATAGTAGTGGTATCGATGCCTTAACGACAGAACTAGCTTTTACCTAATGGACAATTTCTGCCACACCACAACCTCCATTATGGACGTGAAGGTCTATTCTCTGGAAAGTCAAGTTCTAGCTTACCTATCAGGAGTGCAGAGTGTGGATTGTCATGATTGTACATTACATGCTAGATCTGGAACAATAGGTCAATATCAATAACAGTAAGTAAACAGTTCAGTTTGAACTGATATTTACATTTCACTCTAATTTTAAGAGAAtcttttttgtggtttttaaaaaattacagttaataaaaatgtCTCCAAActaggttttaaaatgttactagcATTAAACCACAAATTTATTTAAGTCTATATACTGggattatgtatataaatacgggaagtagtaaacataattttagataaatttaaatgtcaacTCTTTTGGTTGTTTTAGACGGACATTATACTCTAAACTCATAATAGTCACTAATCAGAACGAGACTACAAAAAGACGccttaatattttacattcatttttatctataattGAAAGCTAATACAAGTTGCAAAACATGAAGTGAAGGCGATTTACAGCATTTATAACAACTCAAAAGTAATGTAACATTTCATTGAAACTTGGGgttgaaattttttgtaaaaactgaaTCAGGATGCATAATTTCTCACAAATATTGAATGCTATCTACAAAAACGAACGTTATTCAATTTTTGCCTTTGCACAAGCATACGTATCCAAAACTTACGATTCCTCAAATTTCCATGGATACACAATGATTGTGGGATTGACTTGAGACTAGCATAGACATATACAATCTTTTGCTCAAAGGTTGCATCAGGTATTTCGCCTTACGCAAAATCTTGTTCCTCTAAAGTATTCAAGATAGCTACTATGGCTAGTTTTATCTGATTGCTGTATGGAATAAGATCTGTGGGGAGGGCTGATCAAAACATAATTGttaatttgataattaatatCACCAAGAGTATGTTTCAAGAACAGTATGTTATTATGCTTATCATAACTGTAATCTAtttttgatgtttatattttccCTCTACAACCCTGTTGAATTTCAGATGcagatttatttcaaatgttatatgtatattcaaatacaaacaaaattgctAGTTATTTTTCCTTCGAACAACGTTTGTAGAGATAATCACACGTAATTGTTCATAATATATACCAAATCTTCTTTTATTAATTGGGGGAGCATTGCCTAATTAGGAGTTCTGCCAATGCACCGCCAAGTCTAGCTGACCTTTACAAACAGCTGAACCCCGGTGTCATTTgaagtaaaacttttaatgagGCCGACTTGTTTCCCTGACAAACGGAAGAGGTAACGTTCAACTTTTACAACTAATTGCTGTCATTGCTGTGGCTTCATTACCCTTTACGTCGTATTTGAAAAGGAGAGCAATTTCTTCAAAGCTAAAGAGCTTTGTAATTAAACTGACCAGGACTCGTGTTTGTTTTCACCCAGAAGCGTTATTTTCAGTGTTCTGTTTCCTATTTTTTACTCATGGATTAATAAAACCGGAAAAGTTTATGgtgaaatatatacacattttatggTGAATAATTGGCGATGAATAAAAACCTTGTTGTGCAGGCGTGATTAGCCATTGTTTTATAGCCTAtcatctttgtttattatctttgGGTATCTGCCAGGGATGATGGGAACGTCAATGAGTCTTGGTAGTAGGCTGGCCCATCCTCGGACCATGAGGGCGCGATGAGGACTGGGAAAACAAAGGGTACACGGATCAGAGGGAGCGTGATGTTAATATCCTGTAATGTGGATTTACTGTGATTACCTTCAGTCTTTTCAAAGGTGTAAACTTAATTAATCTGTAATGAAACATGAATGGAAAAAATTCTGTGGAATTAACCCACTGTGTTATATCCCAGTAAGGAGGGGATAGGACCCATCTTCGAAAGctcttgaaaatataaatatgacaaCCAAACCTTAAGTTTTGTTCAATACATCATTACGTGTCTTAACTTAGAATTAGTGTTTTTacttaattctatttaaaatttatttattcagatctGTTCATGCAACCCGATATGATGTGATTTCCACACTATTCATACCCTCCCAACTAACCCACCTACGCAAAAACATAGTTACGTCATGGTGAGAAATATTCATTTTGTGCTGCTGTTACATAATGAACTAGTGTTTGTGTGAGTGATATTTGGATAGTGGTGTGAATAGGGAGGTATGTAGAGAAGGAGAGATATGGTAGTGTATAAGTATGTCTTCTTTTGTTTTGCTAGTACAAGACGTGAGAAACTTCTATAGAACTTAGATCTGAAAATTCCTTTTCGCGACTGATCTGGAGATGATAGGAAATTCAGGCATACGTGAGTTGGAAGTAGAAGCCACCTCCTGTTGAGACCTCATATAGGATAGCGGGCATGTATCTCGGTCGTCGTCTCCATTAAAAGAATGGAATGTAGCTCTTTTCCAGACCCTCAAGAAATAAGCAAAACACACCTTCATGCTCAGGTTAGCAACAGGTTTTTAACAGTAAGAAAGGGACTAACCTCTTAACCAGAATATCCTCCGTGTAAATAGGCTTAGGTCTAACGATCCTTAAAACCCCCTAATTTGACATGTGAGATATGCCCCTCTGGATATCCTTAGGTTGTCCAGGTATTGGTACATAGGTTTGTTTCCTGTACCGAATGAACGTTACACAGGAACACAACCAGAGTTGAGGTTTACCTTTTCTTGTGAGGTTAAACTGCTTAATCTGCCTCTAATTCTTATACTAATTCATGGTTATATCagttaacaataattgtatatgGTAACTAACTTGGTTACATAGCTTATTCGTCCTTTTATGTTATGtatacattctattatttttcattcgtgtattgtatttatatattgttattattttctgtttctttGGTGGTTCTAAAAGAAGACATCCAGATTGGTTTCTTTTATTAGAGATCTAGCGTTATCATGtggttggttttttatttaatattatatatttaactttaggTACTTATATAATCATTTGGGGGTTGGATCTAATTCCACACTAGTTTTAGAAAATTCGGTTTGTCCCACCGTTGCtgttagagatcgtgtctaaaacatagTATTGCACTCAAATCGTGcttgatgagacaataagaatatctcctttgcctgtttaaatatatttcggTATTTGGGTGTCCCtgatgttaaattatttaaagagttcattttttagCTTCTTTTCACCAACTgctttttggatctcttcggaACGCACATgacaccagattccaggagccaagcCTGTGACGTTCAGATCACAGAGCTGCACTAAGGAGGAAGTGAACTGCAGCTAACTTCAACATCTCACATCATCTTGTAATTGATCAGAACCACTTATTATATCCCAGCTcaagaaaatgtttgcaaataTTCATAATCTAAATGGTGTTCTCactttaacttatttacattccaTAATATCATTTAAAGTACTACATGGGTGGTGTTGAAACAAGATTGACTACAACAGAgaataattgtgtataaaaagCTTGAAAAATCCTTATTTCAACCCATTACTTTTTTTTGGCTTACATTTTCCAAACTGATTTTTAGGAAGCTGAAATTCTACTGGCTTTACTAtctaatttaacttaaaaccatttttaaaacatgtatttttcttattacaattaatgtaatcaaaaatagcaatattttaaaattttatcgttAATTTTGGAAGAGTACAAACCTAATAATAGACACTGCTACACCGCTGGATACCCTAGAAAACTTGCATCGGTACCACCGGTTGTATGGAACAACTTCTAACATTACTATATAATTCACTTTTGTCACCAGGCTGATAACTACGTTCTCTTATTGTCTGAGCTATAAACtggagtaattttataaaagagtatATTAcgagaattaaatattttacttcaaatactaataaactattaattttacaataataaacatttaaagaaatgacAACTTGTATTGATAAACTAAAAATTAGTACAATCATGAGGTACAACTAAATAcacatacagtatattattagttatataattactttattattaaaaattgtggtATTTTAcaggtataaaataatttactaaattttactgtTCATTTATGTGCTCTATAGGTTTAGTACCCTAAATTAACCAAAGGCTTGGTGCCCGGGACAAGTATCCTCCTATTTTCTTATAGTAATCACAgcattttagtacaaatttacaaCATAATAAGGAACAATTATGTACATCAGAGTATATTATGCGTCAAGGTTGGATTAACAATAATGCGATGACTTAGGTAGTGACGAAACTGGCAATTGGTTACTGTCGCACGGGTGCTACATAAAGACTACGGGTGCTTTGTTCCAACATAGTGGCTCATAAACGTAGTGTAGCACAGTCGCTTATACAACACGGTTATTTTAtgtcttttaattaaatacatttaaacatagtACGAATTACTATTAACATTGTTTAATTGTGCTCGTACTTGTATAACATATTCACCGTAAAAAAACCATCcaataacaaagtatttttagCCCTCTGCAACTTACTAATGTAAACATTCCTTGTAATGCGCCATTCAATCgaatcaataataaacaatccAAGACCTAAGCGACTCTGCCATCTAATTTTTTCGTTACCACGGTGTATGGCTTTACAGTTATCAATTCCAAAAGCACTTAATCAgctaaatatttcagttttcttCTTACTAgggaaaacatttttctttcgCTTTCCTACCAGAAGATAATGAGAAAGAAGCTTCCCAGGACCAAAAACAGGCTGACAATGACAGCCATGACAGCTGCAGGATATCAGGAGAGCCAGCTGGGTACCAGGACAGTTTGTGTGGCAGCAGATCTCAGGTGATGAGCCCTCCATGCCTCAGACATACTCCACCCAGAAAATGCTGAGTCAGCTGGGGACATCGGTTCTGTTGGAATATGCGAGCTTAGTGCAGTGGCATTCTCGTTATACCTGGGGACAAACAAGTAGCCATCtatcaaaaatacaataaaactaaaaaaccatttacaaaaaatttaccaCTACCTGATACTTCAATTACAACCCATACGCATGTTTATAGTCCGATAAGGGTTTTTTTGCATAGAACTTCTCCACTATTACTGATtccaatttcaataaataaatgtcaacTTCTTTTAAGTGCGTAAAAAGAATTAAGGTATTTTACGTTTAgtgaattggaaaaaaaaaagaaaattagtttaaagtaaaagAGACAAGTGATTGACTCAGTCAGCACATAAACAACTCAAATAATGAATTGGACTCTTTAAGCTAGATGACATTTCAAAGGAAGAACTTTGAACGTGAGTCTGACAGTTTATAATTTACCAATCTGTGGCAAAACATCTATTAAGGTCATCTTTATTAGTGTACCGTACTATAGGCTCTAAACAAGTACTATACTAAACTCAATTTTCAAACTGGCAGGTGAAGGTCAGCCGTATATCTCTGATGATAAAAATGTTATCTCAAgttgttgattttttatattatatggaaTTGTAACATACTTTACATTACTGTGGTGTACTCGCATTCTTCAACAGAGATCAGACCACACTGGTATGTGACCAACATGAATTTTTCAACTCCGATCTCTTAATAGTACGAAATTAACTGCAGGCTTTAAATGAGTTTAGTATGGTACTTAAGCAGCGTATGTACGGTACATCACTATAGATGACATTGTAGAATCTgcacagtgttttttttttattccggggttttaaattttatttttttactaacaaatacACGCCACTGTGTCggatttaatgaaaacaatattgaaacacCGCAGCCGTCATATTTTACGTCATGGGAGATGGTGGCCGACAGACGGAAGGGCGCGGGACCAGGATGGCCTGACGGCACGAGGTCGGGACAGGGTGACTTGGTGATCGGGGTGGGGCCCGGGGCTCGGTTTTTTTTGTCTCGACATATAAGTCAGTGATACCAACATTGTtacaatttaaagataaattttctttccttaaaaattaatatatattgttatttaaattactaacttCCACCTCCTTAGCTTTTTTGACTACAGGAAAACACTGATTAAGTTAtactctaaatttcaacagaagtaatacaatttcataactcataactttttacaattatttcttttttcaataaaagtttatcaaggtctaaaataatttatattcataaaaacctTTTTGGAAATACCAATAAAGAAGGAAACCATagtaaattatatcattataactCCGGACTTCTCAATGATCACGTTTATTATTATGGCCGAGTGACCACAGGATATTGAAAATTCATCGTAGGTCGTGGTTAACGACCcctgctattttaaaaatatcttttcttctTTGTATGACAGCCCCCTCGGTGTATACTAAACCCTGGTTATTCTCTACAGAATGGTGGTGGTAACTTTGACTTGAATATATCCAGAGAAGTATTTAAGATGGTAGGGATGCATCAGGCACTGTGTTTTAAGGAGAGGTGCCACTTATGAACTTCAGACCGGTCTTTCTTTCCTTTCGGATCTTTTTTCAGGCGTGAAGTAGCCGATATATTATGTCTTCGCTTATAGTTTAAACGGCGCTGTCAAATGTCCAATACCTCCTCTCCTAAGAGCTTCCGTATACACACTTATCGGTCCACTTGATCTGTACGACAGACGTCACTACTCAGTTATTACTTCCATGGTCGCTTGCGAGAATTGGATGAGGCTGGGTGAACAGTTTTGCTAGACCATTGATATTTCATTCAAGGAAAAGTACCTTAACTATTCGGAGAATAGTATGGGCTATTCCCATAGGCTCTtcatacacatttaaattaaactgtaatgtATATTAACTATcttattgtattagattttatcctttttattcttaatttgtagttttatgttataatatatacaaatttaaaatagtggtcaaattaattaaacatatggtttgTGCTGTAGTagaacaatgtttacaaagaGCAGTGATTACATTTGACACGGACTCTTTTCAATGAATATTACACAACATTAATTAAACCAGTTTCGCCAACCTTTCGCTAATTTATAAGATCAGTGGAGTGGAGCACCAgcgggattttcgaaataaggaATGGGCCTATATTCATACAGGAACCAAAgaacgtccatgtaaaatttcagtacccGCGGTTgaatattcaaaacaaaacatagtGGTTGAATAGTCTTGACACAAAACCAAGGCACttactcatttataattttataggaTCGATGCTTACAAACAGTCCTTTTCatgcagtttttaatattaatcctttctagtttaaaactattcaaaCTAATCAATTAAATCCAACTCAaagaacattatttaatattacaaagatattagattattatacacaaatcattatttactttacttGGGATTTTTCAGAACCTTGTTAATTGCTGCAGAGATAGATTCCTCTGAAATGTTGTCAAATGCTAGGCTGACACCAATACCAGAATGCTCTGCAAACTTGACATTGGAGGGCTGATCTCCAAAAAATGCAATACCAACAGTTGGTACTCCTGCATGGATGGCTTCCTGCTGGCTGAATGCTCCTCCATGTGTCATGAACAAGACACAGTTGGGTGAGCtgcaattcaaaatttaatttaagcttaaaaacttaaattttgaaatggaCACAATATTGCAGTCTgagaatgttaaaattttatatcccCACCTATTCTAAAATTACTCATATTATAGGTAAAgcaaaatttcacaaaataacaaatttaaatctttctaGTATAAGAGATCCGTTTCTATAAGAATTAAGATTAAACAATTATGGctcattaagtaaatttttatataatattttacttagtagGCCTACGTTATGAAAAGATAAAACCCATATTAACATTATCACTCTCTCGTTTTAACATATAGAAAGCACATTATACATCCTCCTTACTTTGTTGGAttcaattattcattaatttaaaatctaacaatCTAATAATTAGTTATGTGGTTTTAATGATGCTTTCCTTGAAAGTGAAAGACCACAAGAAGATAAAATTATCCCTTCATTGAATGAAAGATACTCAATGAAAGATTACTTCACATTCACATGTGCTCGTCATATCTAAGAGtcaaactgaaaatgtatttttagttcaGATGTTTAGTTTACACAACAGTAATGGTACAATAACACTCACTTTTGGCATGTCAATATAATAGTAACGCTCAAACATATATAAAACCTCTcgtaatcttgaaaccttacaagacAAAACATTTGTACAagcatatacatatttttgtaaaaatgtgaacTTGAATTGGTTGCAATTAAtctgaaattatgtttgtaaaacaacTTGAAACCTTGAgttgttaaaaagtaaatacgAATAAATGTTGCTTGAAATTGATTGACAAGTTTTaatcattttgatttatttcatgaATTACCCCAGATAATAATTTGGCCAATCTGCACCACTTTTTAGTCTGAATCTATTAAGATGTTGTATACCATACTTCATAGGACTTTTTGCGCATGCTACTTGGAAATCTTACgagatatgaaaaaaaaaaaatgtaagaacaagcattattgtaaatgacctgagaattctaaaacagTTTTGCGCTATAgtacatataaacattaattttccaaAACTAACATAGCCGATATCTTGAAACCATAAGATATATGGAATTAAGtgaaagaataaaagttgtttataataacatagtatatttttaaaatgtattcttgtgGGTCTATGCTAGGAAATAGTCGAATTGAAACTTTTCGAGGGTTTCGTTATTCTATTTTAAGggaataaaagtttttttctgaaatcttaacatacatttataaattgcaatgtttttaaataccgtacaaatatttagaaaattaatttaattaataggcATAAGTGTATTTTCTTGGTTAATGTTAAACCCTCACAAAAGTTTAATAGTAACTCAATTTACCAGACATGGGTGTTTTTGTTGGTCCACACCACAATCACTCAAACCTGATCCCCATTCTTGCAAAATAAGG contains these protein-coding regions:
- the LOC124366752 gene encoding UDP-glycosyltransferase UGT5-like, with product MGISSPNCVLFMTHGGAFSQQEAIHAGVPTVGIAFFGDQPSNVKFAEHSGIGVSLAFDNISEESISAAINKVLKNPKYNENATALSSHIPTEPMSPADSAFSGWSMSEAWRAHHLRSAATQTVLVPSWLS